A stretch of Telopea speciosissima isolate NSW1024214 ecotype Mountain lineage chromosome 11, Tspe_v1, whole genome shotgun sequence DNA encodes these proteins:
- the LOC122645478 gene encoding uncharacterized protein LOC122645478 isoform X3, with protein MAIVTGDRYLEYLVKFVEKQAGPLLEGTLVLKLNPVGLHYVQSRLEALEELEGLLVGAPVDYLRAYISDLGDHRALEQLRRILRLLTSLKVVSVLPPPTRDPTPLSLLPFGRLKVLELRGCDLSTSAARGLLELRHTLEKIICHNSTDALRHVFASRIADIKESPVWNRLTFVSCACNDLLLMDESLQLLPVVETLDLSRNRFAKVDNLRKCSKLRYLDLGFNQLRTIASFAEISCSIVKLVLRNNALTTLRGIENLKSIEGLDLSYNIISNFSEIEILASLPSLQNLWLEGNPICCATWYRPQVFSFVPHPEKLKLDDKEITTKEFWKRQIVIASRQTRPPAFGFYSPAKYDANEEGSFNMKKKKLSRLACIEDEGQGRHVSLESTDQESISCDSEIRSREENAMSDTETEIVGLINRIEFMKKENSSLWLQEFKQWMDHSTENMVDSSKFTGEISSIDKENYMKNKKSHKNLGCVSNSVQVSAVDHTTNMLESDNSFTDTSIDLNSYQYFDSVGEVASESSEDFYHKEGQHVLRTGRMDSKQGQLRGYNHQEVNSLPVKEKDPLLPDRLIIQGGSMDRKVDCTPLTAIGEIIESYSSSGCPSSPPHYQEDILQRRHTLVEELMQLSADSYSVASSDSDTSCSGDNICDDDQILNEDSLNRSMEDHLHVHSPNNNYYDRRNENLHIKQNGRYSLGCHADQASTIGKLLKQDCSNNALADADCDETDHVMEQEEDCLEKRKFKRKPKRRIVPLLEENYTVGNSDIRYQKLNGTPEVGKIGMENGPRIQTFGRSDFQKAHEDKDRTLINSVEISLVDGSGKSISWMECSSHLSQSDETIKSYFHLNVADSRASEICLQCMRCDSILALESGYQERELVLLLSSENKLYVLLMDFTSNGSETVSKVVGCHRLEDVKEVEVGIGLHVLSVHFEMDLPYIFITRSIDKSRELLCLLQVCDMSATSNKCLLKSLEQIQVELFEKHVCTGQTMSMFLYSMLLFWHSNSKGH; from the exons ATGGCTATTGTGACAGGAGATCGATACCTGGAGTACCTGGTGAAGTTTGTGGAGAAACAAGCTGGTCCGTTACTTGAAGGAACCTTAGTTTTGAAGCTAAATCCAGTTGGACTTCACTATGTTCAATCGAGGCTTGAAGCATTAGAAGAGCTTGAAGGTCTTCTGGTTGGTGCTCCTGTGGATTACCTCCGTGCTTACATTTCTGATCTCGGGGATCACCGGGCGCTTGAGCAACTGAGGAGAATTCTACGGCTTCTGACGTCTCTGAAGGTTGTGTCGGTACTCCCGCCACCTACTAGAGATCCGACACCGCTTTCGCTGTTGCCGTTCGGACGGCTTAAGGTTTTGGAGCTCCGCGGATGTGATCTTTCGACTTCGGCTGCAAGGGGACTTCTGGAATTGAGACAtactttggagaagatcatctgTCACAATTCTACT GATGCTCTTCGGCATGTATTTGCCAGTAGAATTGCGGATATAAAAGAGTCCCCAGTATGGAATCGGCTAACATTCGTTTCATGTGCTTGCAACGACTTACTTCTCATGGACGAGTCTCTGCAGCTGCTCCCTGTGGTTGAAACTCTTGATCTAAGTCGAAATAGATTTGCAAAAGTTGATAATCTACGGAAGTGTTCCAAATTGAGATACCTGGATCTTGGTTTCAATCAACTTCGGACAATTGCATCATTTGCTGAG ATTTCATGTTCAATTGTTAAACTTGTTTTAAGGAACAATGCTCTGACCACATTGCGTGGGATTGAGAATTTGAAATCCATTGAAGGGCTTGATCTCTCGTACAATATTATTTCCAATTTTTCAGAGATAGAGATCCTAGCAAGTCTTCCATCTCTTCAAAATCTATGGTTGGAGGGAAATCCGATATGCTGTGCCACATGGTATCGACCACAGGTTTTCAGCTTTGTTCCTCATCCAGAGAAA TTGAAATTAGATGACAAGGAAATCACAACAAAAGAATTCTGGAAGAGGCAAATTGTTATTGCAAGCAGACAGACACGACCTCCTGCTTTTGGTTTTTATTCTCCAGCAAAATATGATGCTAATGAGGAAGGGAGTTTCAACATGAAAAAG AAAAAGCTGTCTCGTCTTGCTTGTATTGAGGATGAGGGACAGGGGAGACATGTTTCTCTGGAATCTACAGACCAAGAGTCAATCTCATGTGACAGTGAGATCCGAAGCAGAGAAGAGAATGCCATGTCTGACACTGAAACTGAAATAGTTGGTTTAATAAATAGGATTGAATtcatgaagaaagaaaattctTCTCTTTGGCTACAAGAGTTTAAGCAGTGGATGGATCATAGCACCGAAAATATGGTGGACAGCAGCAAATTTACAGGGGAGATCTCAAGTATTGATAAAGAAAATTAtatgaaaaacaagaaaagccACAAGAATCTTGGCTGTGTCTCAAACTCAGTACAGGTATCAGCAGTGGATCATACCACAAACATGTTGGAATCTGACAACTCGTTCACTGATACTTCTATTGATTTAAATAGCTATCAATATTTTGATTCAGTTGGTGAAGTAGCTTCAGAGTCCTCTGAGGATTTTTACCACAAAGAAGGTCAGCATGTCTTAAGAACTGGGAGAATGGATTCAAAACAGGGTCAGCTGAGGGGTTATAATCATCAAGAGGTGAATTCCCTGCCTGTGAAGGAAAAGGATCCCCTTCTTCCTGACAGATTAATCATCCAGGGAGGTAGCATGGATAGGAAGGTTGACTGTACTCCATTGACAGCCATTGGTGAGATTATTGAGTCCTATTCTTCATCTGGTTGCCCCAGTTCACCTCCACATTATCAAGAAGATATCCTGCAACGCAGGCACACCTTAGTGGAAGAACTTATGCAGCTATCTGCTGATTCCTATTCTGTGGCATCATCAGATAGTGATACCAGCTGTAGTGGAGATAATATTTGTGATGATGATCAGATATTGAATGAAGATTCCTTGAATAGGAGTATGGAAGACCACCTGCATGTACATTCCCCCAACAACAATTATTATGacagaagaaatgaaaatcTACACATCAAACAAAATGGCAGATATTCGTTGGGATGTCATGCTGATCAAGCTTCTACCATTGGGAAACTTCTAAAACAAGACTGCTCCAACAATGCTTTGGCAGATGCAGATTGTGATGAGACTGATCATGTCATGGAACAAGAGGAAGACTGtttggagaagagaaaatttaaACGGAAGCCAAAAAGGAGAATCGTGCCGTTATTGGAAGAGAATTATACAGTGGGAAACTCAGACATACGATATCAGAAGTTAAATGGTACTCCAGAAGTAGGTAAAATTGGCATGGAGAATGGACCAAGGATACAAACTTTTGGTAGGAGTGACTTCCAAAAGGCCCATGAAGACAAGGACAGGACATTGATAAATTCCGTAGAAATCTCACTGGTTGATGGTTCTGGTAAATCAATTTCCTGGATGGAATGCTCTTCTCATCTTTCTCAGAGTGACGAAACCATAAAGAGCTATTTCCATTTGAATGTTGCTGATTCAAGAGCTTCTGAGATCTGTTTGCAATGTATGCGTTGTGACAGTATACTTGCACTGGAATCAGGGTACCAGGAGAG AGAGCTTGTTTTATTACTGAGCAGTGAAAACAAGTTATATGTGCTACTTATGGACTTCACATCTAATGGGTCAG AAACTGTCTCAAAAGTTGTGGGGTGTCATAGGCTTGAAGATGTTAAAGAAGTTGAGGTCGGTATTGGGCTACATGTTTTGAG tgtGCATTTTGAGATGGATTTACCATACATATTCATAACAAGGAGCATTGATAAATCAAGAGAATTGTTATGTCTCTTGCAAGTTTGTGATATGTCTGCAACAAGTAATAAATGTTTACTAAAGAG TCTGGAGCAGATTCAAGTCGAATTGTTTGAGAAACATGTCTGTACTGGTCAAACGATGAGCATGTTCTTGTACTCAATGTTGCTTTTTTGGCACAGCAATAGTAAAG